A window of Eucalyptus grandis isolate ANBG69807.140 chromosome 4, ASM1654582v1, whole genome shotgun sequence genomic DNA:
cAGCAACAGGAATTAACCTCATAAGACATATCAAAAGACTAATATGATGTTTGATTCTTATGCAGTCTGGCCAAAGTATcaaataaacaatttattatTCTCTCAACTCCTCTATAAGActgatttacttttttttctttcgggaGCAACTTTCAAACCAAATTGTCCCATAGTTCAGCTTGTCAGTTTAATTTAAAGATATCAATCTAGATAACAGCATGGAAGAGATTTGGCTGAAATAACTATCATTAGGTAACTGCAAGGGCCAAGTGCTCCTAAGCTGAGACAATGCACATATAAGTCTGGTGTTTGTTAAACATAACAACAGTCAAATGAATTAACAGTAGACTAGGTTTGCAGATGTAAAAGACAGTATACAGGGTACAGAAAGCAACCTTGCCAAGCAATGAATGTTGTTGTTGAAGCCACCAGTCTCGATATTGAAAGCAGTCATACTCCAGACACCAGATGTCATGAAGCTGGCAAACAAGTATGGCAACAAGCTCCATGAACCATCATTTGCACCACCGACTTCTTCCATAATGGACCTTACCCACTCAGAATCATGATCAGCAGCAACGCTCATACTGTTTGCCACCCCTCTTACCCttctgatttctttcttttctggtATTTCatcaggtatatgtttaacTATCCCACCAAGTAATGAGTATATAAGCGGTGCACCTTCTTCAAGCACAGTTCCAGCTGCTTCAGCTAGTAGCCGATCAAAAGCTAGGGCTTGACCCGCCTGAACACAGAATCCAATCAAAGTGTCCATATCCACAATCTGTTTTAAACAGCCGTCTCTTTCTATTCGATCACCGGAGTGCATGCTACCAGCAACAGTCTCCAGGATCTCACGGTTTGACCTCAGTGACGTGTCAATGCAATTTAACAGTGCTGCAGTATGTTCCTTCATCATCTTATCTAGGCGGTCTACACCATAGCCACCAAATATGCGAACAAACGCTCGTAATTCTCTTGGATCAGTGACTGACTCAGCAAAATATCCTCCAACAGGTCTAGTGCTCTTGAAGCAATTATGAATTGGAGCAAACAGGATTCCAGCACCAGATGTATCCTTAACTATATTCTCGATATACCAGTTGCATACGGCCTCAGTTGCAGATCCTGTATGTTGCTCCGCTGGTTTCTCAAACAAGTGCAGAGAAGAAACAGGTCCAGCAAACACTTCTGTGAGTAGAACTTCTCGAATACCCTGAGTAAGGTCCATGCTGATGTGCTGCTCTGCTAGGTGGACTATGCTGATATGTCTTCTAAGCAGGGATTCCATGATGCTGGGACGATTCAGATCATTATCAGTTTTCAGTAGAGAAAGCAGTCGCCTCCTGAAGTTTCCGAGGATACATTCTCTCATGTACTGCACATGTAAGTAAATTTAGGGTAATAAAAACATATTCCTACATGTCTGCAATTCGTATTTAAGAGTGAACTATTGCCACTTAGCTCATGGAAACTATATAACTATACAATTTCTACAATTTGACAAACTGCAATAAATTTGCAGCAGTAACATATCAGAAGCACTCAGAATACCTATCAACCATACACAAGGACTACTATTTAAGGGTTGAATTAACTTGCAAAGGGAGTTACTGAGCATATTGCCCATGATAGAATAAGACTGTAGTGGTGAGATACAGTCAAAGCACACAAAAAACTTAATGCAAGGCAGCACCATAGCTTATCATACAGTATTGTGCATTTGGTGATTGCATATTACAACTGACAAGTCAACCATTGCATTTTCTGGACTTTGTTCgagcaaaaagagaaagaagaggagtGTTGTGAGGAAGTACAAGGTGATTAACATTAATTGCTCCTAAGGGAAGAAGTTGGTATGCCTCACCTCTCTTAGAACAAACACATGGTTTAGAACACAAATTGGTTCCATATCATTTAAGACTGAGCATAAATTGGTCAACCTCTGCATTGCAGCTTCTAACCTGTAGATGAGACGACAGAAATTACCTTATTATACAGTCGGCACactctttcttttgaaagaataaaGAACACAAATAGTAGGAAAGAAAAAGGCTGGTCTTACAGAAATTTCTTACATTTTAATAGAATTAGTGTTCTCAGGATAGCTTTCATGCCCTGGCAAAAGAAAACCTATAGGTCCTTTCGGAGATTTTGCTGAAGGGGCTGCAACTCTTGTTGCATAATTCATATAAAAAGCAGCTTGCTCCGGAAGAAGCTGAGAATATTCACAAGTTCAGTTATGTAATAATAATATGCAGGAAGGTTTCTACATGTACAGCATATGGTACCTGAGTCTCTAGAGCACCAAAGCCCCCTTCTGAATCAAGAATATTAATTAATCCCTCTAATCCTCCCATAATTGATTCTATGAGGGATTCAACATAAAGAACTGCATCTCGACCAATTTTAGTGACCTGTCAGAGAAGAGAGTAATGTTGCAGTTatcttttttcccaattttttgccaatttttctCCCCCAACAACTTTAAATCATGAGATACCAAATGAAAGTCAAATTTGAAGAGCAATAAAACTAATCTTTTACTCATCATccaagagaaaatattcagaTAACAAAACATACTGAAAACAGAGTGGATTCTTCCATACATAATTTCTCTAAAATAAGCATGCACCATTGATTCTATGTGCAATGTTATGCCTCATTTATTCACACTCGGCAGGCTAATAAGAAAGAGATAAAGACAGAAGTTGATTATAATCTTTGCGGTTAGATTATGTCTAGGGTTACCTCTTCAGCAACAATTGGAGAAGCACATTCTGGGAAGCTGCTAGCAACTCCCAGCCAAGCACAACAATGCTGAGGACGTCCTTCTGGTCCAAACATAGTGTTTCTAAATACCTTTTCCAATAATAACATGAGATTAAATCACAACTGCACAAAAGTTATGCTAATAAGGAGTCAAAAGGTCGTAGAAAGCTGAACTCACTGCGGTAAGGTGCTGATGGTAGAAATAGAGCTTTTTAAGACTTCCATGCTTTGATAATTGAAGCTCCAGTTCATCAACACAcctaaattatcaaatttaattatGCCATTTGTCTCCAATATAAGCATCAATATAGGACTTCCACTTTTTTGCCCATGGAAATCTTGGAGTGATGAGCTTAAGGTAAACCTATGCTGAAGAAACTTAATGGTTGAGCCACCAAAATGGAATTTTCGTTAAGATGAAACTgcaactttttcatattttattatattttggatgGATGAAAGTGCTGCGGGTTGATTACTTTGATCTGCAAACCTTAGGGAGACTGGCAGATCCTTCACCAGTGTGCACATGCAAATTCACAAAATGGAAATACAAGTATAAAGTCTAGACGTACAATAAAGTGCAGAAATTTCACTGTAAGTAAGTAAAAGAGGAACTGGAAACTGATGTTTGATGTTGTAGTATATGTCAAGTTCTTTCCCAATCAAATTACACTCTTCAGACATCTTGTCCTGTAAACTCAGTACTGCATGTAATTAATGGCTTCGATGATATTCTTATTCTATCGCAATTCTGAAATATAGTTTGATGTGGATCtccaaatttatgttgaaaatcaTGCACCACATTACCTTGCCAAAATGCTTTTATCTTCCCACAAAATGAACTTCAATTAGAGTTGCAATTGTAAGCAAGTACCTGGACCAATTGTACGCTGCATTCCCTTCAGACAGTAAACCTTCCTTCCCCGTAGAAACAGTAGCTTTCTCCAAATGTCTTATGTTTATTGATGACCGTGAAGATGTGacaatcatcaatatcaacaaCCAATCCTTTCGGAATTCCTGATCAGTAATGATAGAACATTATTTCGTAAGCAAGCAATGCGTTAAGCGTGAAGTTATTAGAAAAGGATCTGAAAGACTAAGAGACAATAAAACTCAAAATTGGAAGGTAGCGTTGATGTAAGTTGGCAACACACTGCAAAATCCATCAATGTGATGCTCATGACTTTCAGAAAGTTCTTAAGAGTTCTTACTGATAGGTCACACGTTATGGCAGAAATATTTTCACCCTGAGGTTTTGGTATATTTTCAAGGTGTTGAACAATCTGCTGAAAGAGTCCTTTCAAGTTTGGACCCAGATCAAGAGCCACCATTCCTGGAGTACCCAGTAGGAACCGAATTCTACCGGCACATGAAGATAGATATGATAACGCATACCCTCGTATTGCTGCACAAACATTGTAAATTGATTTACACAATGCTCATGTGACCAATAAAACAGAAAGTCGGTGCACtgagaaagcaaaaaaagtgagatttcTGTAACAAGACATCATTAATTATCTCAAAAGCCAGAAGCATGGACCATTTTATCTTGAAACCATAATGTACAAGGTGCATAAAAAGGATCGTTTTCCATGAGAAAAATTTTGGAACTTAGTCAATATGGCATATTAAACAGAGATATCTAATCTGTCCTTCATAGAAAAGATTCTAACAGAGAATCCAACCTGCAATGTACTTTCGCACCAAGCAGCACAAGCGGTCCATTCCATCTAGTAAAAACCCAATAGTCGGATCACTTGGATCCTGCAACAACATTCAtaatgcttaaaattaagctaGCCTGGTAAAACCGGGGAAAGAAAAAGCTACTCTTAACTGATGCTACAAGGCATAGGTTAATATAAGAGTAAAGACAACTTACTATTTCTACTGGCACCACACGAGTGCTTTTCGACTTTGAGGAAACAATCCCCGCATGCTGGAAGTACCAAAGAACCTCAGATTGAGCTAGAGCCAAGGCAGAAAACACCATCTGCAGGAAAGAACCAACAGACCAAGAAGGATAAGGTAAGCATCAATATTGCCCATATAATGAGAATCAGAGCTAACCTCACTTATTCTAGTTGGCACCCCAAAAAATGGAAACAGCAACAAACAAACAGAGTATAAAGCATGGCTAATCATAAGCCATACCATGTTCTTACAAAAAGTAGACAACCTATATATCAAATTGTATATCCCAATAACCCACGGTTTTGTTTGCTTGCAGGGAcactcttgtttttcttctggaAATTACCCAACACTTCTTTCAATCATTGTCCCATTGAAAAATATAACAATCCTGATGTTATTTTacatcatcctcttcttcgtcTTAGTGGGCTGAGATTGATGATGTATAGTCCACGTTAATGATTATTCAACAATGAAATTTCTAGACTAAAGAAATGATTTTAATATCACTCAGGCCACTAGAACTAAAACAACTGATTTAGGCCATCTcagaattttgaaatttagtaGTCCAGCAGTGACAAATGAAGGGATGCCAGAGTCATTTATACCATGATAAGAGGCCCAAAGCCATGATGTATCAAAAGGAACCCAAAATTTTTACCCATCTcagaattttgaaatttagttGTCCAGCAGTGACAAATGAAGGGATGCCAGAGTCATTTATACCATGATAAGAGGCCCAAAGCCATGATGTATCAAAAGGAACCCAAAATTTTTACCTGTATGTTTGGCGCCAATAAACTAGGCTGATCAGTGAAGAACAGCACCATTCTTCCGATCTCTTGTTTTAACAGTATTCTTCTTTCACGGTGGATAGCATCACAAGAGAATAATGCTTGCTCATGCACTTCACTGCGGCAGTAAAAAATGTATAATCATCAGTTCATATTCCAGTGATGCACATGGTAGCACTAAGAAGGTTAAAAACAGAGTCCTCAGCGATCCTGGCCCTCTCAATGTTTCAGAAAGTGATCCAATGAACCTGTATGAAAGAGGAACATCTGCCTACTTAACGTACATCATCCCACAGTCTTACCCCACAATATCCACACCGAACAGGAGTGTCCAAGGGTATGGTTGTCAGACACAAGCACAACAATCAGCAGCAAAGCTGCTGATTGTGCATAGTAAGCTAAGACGTAGATGCCCACCCGCCCTTACAAGGGAACTCAAAGTCTGTAACTAGTAAGCTATAAGATGAACCTTTGAAATATGGTTTAAACATATCACTTAGTGATAAACACAAATTCTGCATCCTGCTCTAGAGGATCAACAATATTGATCACTCCTCAGCATTCTGAAATGGGTAAGAGCAGCTTGTTATTTTTTGAAGTTCATGTTTCAAGACATTGAGAATTAGCAAAGTACAATAAATTCgcacagaagaagaaaatagatgtGCAAAATGTATCTTTTCACATTCCAAAAGCACAACTTACGACTTGATAAGTCCCTTGAGCATGCGCATTtaataaaatctttttttatgaataagGTGAAGTAAATAATAAGTATTATACTCGATCTAGGAAAATGTCCAGTAAAAAAGGCAAGGACCCAGCAGTAGCATGTTGACAGTGAACTCCTTGTGCACTTTTTATATCAGAATTGAGAAATTTATTTATCAGTTTATACGGCTTTCCTTCTTCCACATGTCATATTATAGCTAATTATTGGAGTAGTTTAACTGTACCTGATCATTTTCTCAACCTGCTTGGCAACGCTATACTCCAGATCTGCTTCTTTTTGCTTTGTACGGCCAGATTTTGCCATCTTCTTTGATTCTAGTATCCTTGGTAAGACATACAATTGGTAATCTTCATGCAATAGCACGAACTGCAATTTTTAAGAGtaagttcaaaatcaaaagagataaaagaagaaTCCATCTCCATAATGGCCATTCAGACTCACCTCATCCCTGAACAGTGTGAGGATCAAATTTTCCTTCAGTACTACCTGAATACCGAGTGTCAAAACAAATAAGACACCAAGTAAGATGATACTTTAGCAACATGAATCTACCAGAAAATCAGACCCAAAAGGAGCGCCCATCAACCAAAAACTTTGTTGTTGATAATCTGTTTTTCTAATCATGTAAGGCCCCAAACAAATGGAAATTGGCAGTTGACGACATCAATGCAAAAATTGCAACTCTCAGCAAAAGTACTAGAGGGATTTAATGTTGCAAGTACTTTACAAATAGCTTGAATCGTTCAAAACTCTACATCAGAACATTATAAAAAGAGCTTATTTTCATGCATATGAGGCTTCACATAGAAGCATTGCACTTTAGGTGGAGTAGTACCAAACATTCGTACTACAGTATCCCCCAATGACACTACAGTTCAATGTTTAAAATGCAGCTATTACTAGAGCTcgacttgttttttttttttttttttttttttaactttttatttattcaagttTGAGTAACTCAAGTAACAGTTATGTCAAGCTCCAGCTTGATATTAGTGGCACATAACTTGCAAGCCAAATATATTAATGGTACTTATCATGTATCCTAACAATGTTTATACATTCGCATATTTAAAAACATATCGATGTGATTCTTATTGTCCTAACAAAGGTCGAATTTGCATTCAAACTAAACTCAATGTTAGATTGAAACTATCATTTGACAATCACGTAGCTAATGATGTTTTCTGAACAACATGCATCATGCAAAACGAAAATTCAGCACCAAAAACTTCATGCAATTGTTTATATTAGACTAGGCATGCAAATTCTTCAAGTCTGTTGTAATAGAGATGCAGCACTTGCTTAAATCACTATTGCAGGGGTAAAATGGAACCGCAAATTTTCAGAATACCAGAGCAATATCAATGCTTGTAACACGAAGCAGCTCATCAGGGCAAACAAGATAACCCAGCAATACCCACTCCCTATAGGAAGTAACATTTGCAAGGTCTTGTGCTCTCTGCATGTAGAATTTGcaataagagagaaaaatcagGTCAACCGAAATTACAATTTACATTAAAAAGCTTCATTCTAATCAAGTGAGACATACCATTGGGTGAGCAGAATTGGTTAGTATATCTGGGTATCTAGGATGATATGGACTTAAGAATCCCTCATTCCTTAGTTTCCTGGTATCTGTAGAGAGAAAAATTATAGGACCTACAGCCTCTAACAcctggaaaaggaaaataaaggtaTAAATTGCACAATATATGTAAAAACCTTAGAAATTAATAACAGGAGACAAGCCCCCAAGACAACCACTGGCGACTTTGGGTTCATCTGAGATTCCAGTATCAAGTTGCATGTTGCATCCATAAGTAACACATATTCTCGTGAATTCAATGCTGGAAAACTTTTCATATTACCCATACTGAGAACTAACAACAAACATTTTTCTGTTGATTTGGCAGGCAGAAAACTACTATGCAAGGATGCAATTGAGATATtatgtaaaatattattattttgcatgGCAGGTCGGCAAGAGATACTAATGCTATAATCTAAGATTCTAAATGACCAGTTGCATACATCAAGAGGGGAGGTAACCTGAAGAAAAGAGATTCATCATGAGATCTCCATGGTGAGATAATAGGGGATATATCTATGTTATAAAGGCATCCACAACTAGAAGGCCAATTAAGATGTGACTAAGACAAAAACTCTATAAGATAAGAAAAGCCCAAATATGTGACTGACCTCCCCAATGCGTGGGCTGACAAAATTTAGGTCCTCTTGCAGTCCTCTCAATGGTGGATCATAAGAGTCTATGAACTGCACTAACCTGTATTTCAGATAGAGATTAGAAAGTATGAAGATGGTAGATTCGCCATGCAAGGAAACTGATACGATCAGGATACCATTGCTAGTCGTGCTCAAACTAAATCTGAAAAAATTAGGATCCACCTTTTAAACAAATATAACAATCATGAAACTTTCACGATACACACTCATTCACATGGAAAAAGTTAAGGTCCAAATTTGAAGCCTGGGTCTTATGGGAGTTTATTTTGgttattctgcttctgcttcaaTCATAGTTTTTAACCCATTTTGTTACGTGCGCAATGCACATGTTGAGTACCAAATGAGAGATTAATCTTGACAAAAATGGGAGTGTCAAGATAGCCCCAGTGTCCTGCCTATTCAGAGCTTCTTCTTTCAGGTCAACTTGTATGATCATCATGTATGGTAAGTTCTGGATTCCAAACATGCCTTATTTCTTAATATGGTAATTAAAAAGAGATGGAGAAAGCAAATTCTATGTATTTAAGTTCCCCGTACTATAACAATAACATTCACGTACATATATTGCATTAAAATTGAATCAATATCAAATAAAAGAGTAGTCAACAATATTCTTAATATAGCTCCAGATGAAGTAAACATAAATAGAGTCAGAAAAGTAAGATGATCACTCATTAACTACATCAAAGATTGGCATTGCCTCTGCTTCATTAGCTTATTCTGATGTATATGTATCTTTCCTAGATACACTGCAGATGCGACATATAAATCCAGCACAGGCAGACTGGAGGAAAAGCTGAACCTTAGTCAGCAGCAATTCTCTCTGTTTTGGTTCCATCAGATACTGATATCTTTTACCAAATCATCCTAAAGTCACATTGATAAGGCAAAGACAGAATACATGCCGGACAAATTGTGGACTTCAAAGATTAGATTAAAGATAATCTTTCAGTATTAACCCGAAAATAGTGCACCCAAGCGCCTTATGCCAGCCCTCAGGACtctacaaaaaggaaaaataatgataataataaatttcATTTACCAAGTCCTGTACTAATTAGTAATTACTACTTCCCTTCACGCAATTACAATTACCTCCAGCCCTTTGTGTGAGTCAAGGCAACAAATTAACTTTTGCTAAGTGAGGAATCAGGCAGGTGTAAGAATCAAACCAATCATAAATCCACAGCAACTTTGGTTAAATTACATTCTATAAGAGAGAAATGTTGGGGAATCAACAAATAGTGAAGGTTCCAACCTATAGTAAAAGTCACAGTCTCGCTCATTTCTTGCCATTGAGTGTATGAGGTTGTAAGTTTGCAGCATCATTTTTCTGGGTATCTgtaataagataaaaataagattCATATAAGAAGGGACATTTCCAGGAAGAAAAACATATAAGTTCGCAATATATAATCAAGTAAAGTAAATCGAGCAGGGAATATTGATAGCTAACACAAAAGAAAACTTGCCTTCTCAGAGAAGAGATTGACGcggacaaaagaacaaaagagatcCATAAAAGCATGCAAAATAAGTGAATTCTGATGTGGCTGCAAAAGACTGTCCCAAGTTATCAGAGATttcagagaaaaataaagaaaccaGAGCCGTCATTCTATTTTATAGAAATTGCCATATCTGAGAAATCAAAAAGCAATAAGACTCTGGATGAGCCTGCAAAGGCCACTATCGAACCAGACCCAACAATAGATTTGTGAAACATGGAAGTAAAAAACCAACTCAGCACCATACCAGCAGGGTAATGACTGTACTGCTGAGATCCAGAATAAGTCGCAGAGCCTGTTCTCGATATGCCATCAAGTCCAGAAGGAGCTGACCCACAAAAATTGCCAGGTAAGCTATCGATACATCATAGTCTAACAACAAACTAACAGATCTTGCAAGAGTGTTTTAGTAGCAATTCCACAGCTATCAATACTAGAGCTCGATTTCTTCATACAACAATGCACAGTGGCAA
This region includes:
- the LOC104440634 gene encoding protein NAP1, with the translated sequence MAKSRQHLPNQDISMSSTSSRSREWEGPSRWTEYLGSDMTSPATARASRNVGHDEQVQSTSGSQKGVNMQWVVQLNEVAEGLMAKMYRLNQILDFPDPVNHLYTESFWKAGVLPGHPRICLLLSKKFPEHFSKLQLERVDKVALDALHDDAEVHLQNLEPWIQLLLDLMAYREQALRLILDLSSTVITLLPHQNSLILHAFMDLFCSFVRVNLFSEKIPRKMMLQTYNLIHSMARNERDCDFYYRLVQFIDSYDPPLRGLQEDLNFVSPRIGEVLEAVGPIIFLSTDTRKLRNEGFLSPYHPRYPDILTNSAHPMRAQDLANVTSYREWVLLGYLVCPDELLRVTSIDIALVVLKENLILTLFRDEFVLLHEDYQLYVLPRILESKKMAKSGRTKQKEADLEYSVAKQVEKMISEVHEQALFSCDAIHRERRILLKQEIGRMVLFFTDQPSLLAPNIQMVFSALALAQSEVLWYFQHAGIVSSKSKSTRVVPVEIDPSDPTIGFLLDGMDRLCCLVRKYIAAIRGYALSYLSSCAGRIRFLLGTPGMVALDLGPNLKGLFQQIVQHLENIPKPQGENISAITCDLSEFRKDWLLILMIVTSSRSSINIRHLEKATVSTGKEGLLSEGNAAYNWSRCVDELELQLSKHGSLKKLYFYHQHLTAVFRNTMFGPEGRPQHCCAWLGVASSFPECASPIVAEEVTKIGRDAVLYVESLIESIMGGLEGLINILDSEGGFGALETQLLPEQAAFYMNYATRVAAPSAKSPKGPIGFLLPGHESYPENTNSIKMLEAAMQRLTNLCSVLNDMEPICVLNHVFVLREYMRECILGNFRRRLLSLLKTDNDLNRPSIMESLLRRHISIVHLAEQHISMDLTQGIREVLLTEVFAGPVSSLHLFEKPAEQHTGSATEAVCNWYIENIVKDTSGAGILFAPIHNCFKSTRPVGGYFAESVTDPRELRAFVRIFGGYGVDRLDKMMKEHTAALLNCIDTSLRSNREILETVAGSMHSGDRIERDGCLKQIVDMDTLIGFCVQAGQALAFDRLLAEAAGTVLEEGAPLIYSLLGGIVKHIPDEIPEKKEIRRVRGVANSMSVAADHDSEWVRSIMEEVGGANDGSWSLLPYLFASFMTSGVWSMTAFNIETGGFNNNIHCLARCINAVIAGSEYVRMEREHQQRQSYSNGHVGGDADIQSRLSAEASIRSSMQLFVKFSSGIVLESWNEMNRSHLVAKLIFLDQLCEISPFLPRSSLEAHVPYTILHSIYGQYYGNTPSTPLALLSSSPRHSPAVSLAHSSPASRPLRGDSTPQYGANDSGYFKGSSSHSQDHHFDTDGGSLHSTESMHRNVRRSGPLGYSSSRKVKVPEGSSSERRGPTPLPRFAVSRSGPISYK